In a genomic window of Methanosarcina horonobensis HB-1 = JCM 15518:
- a CDS encoding glycosyltransferase family 4 protein, with the protein MKVLFTHEIFMPDFHGGGEFLTYEIVKRMIDKGFDVTVLTTGDPKIESYENIRTIRFPVNRYFMNLTGPWIAKYAKGFDLIQSNNYNACYPSLMAGKLVKKPVYCMVHGMYGKKWLSMRGPFFGNLSRAIEKFQVSGDYEKIIFFSEFARDAGVSVGIPKEQTTVIHPGIEYDNFYVGEKEPYVLFVGRLSKQKGITYLIQVAKELPHIKFKIAGRDEEEGWIKKEAPKNVEFLGFVSNEELRELYSKALVFCLPSVAETFGLVILDAMASGCAVVSTVPLDYEGFKVDVGDVEQLRNAISYLFDNEEVAVSMGLKNRKKVQSYSWKNCVKELSELYMKGLI; encoded by the coding sequence ATGAAAGTTTTATTCACCCACGAAATATTTATGCCCGATTTTCACGGTGGGGGCGAATTCCTTACATATGAAATAGTAAAAAGAATGATAGATAAAGGCTTCGATGTTACGGTTCTGACCACAGGTGACCCAAAAATCGAGAGTTATGAAAATATCCGCACTATCAGGTTCCCGGTCAACCGCTATTTCATGAACCTGACCGGTCCCTGGATTGCAAAATACGCAAAAGGCTTCGACCTCATCCAGTCAAACAACTACAATGCCTGCTATCCTTCCCTGATGGCAGGCAAGCTGGTAAAAAAGCCTGTCTACTGCATGGTCCACGGCATGTACGGCAAAAAATGGCTTTCCATGCGGGGCCCCTTTTTTGGGAACCTCTCTCGTGCCATAGAAAAGTTCCAGGTCTCTGGAGATTACGAGAAAATAATCTTTTTCAGTGAATTTGCGAGAGATGCAGGTGTTTCTGTCGGGATTCCGAAAGAACAAACAACTGTAATCCATCCCGGCATTGAATACGATAACTTTTACGTAGGTGAAAAGGAACCCTACGTGCTCTTTGTGGGTAGGCTCTCAAAGCAGAAAGGAATCACCTACCTGATTCAAGTAGCAAAGGAACTGCCCCACATAAAATTCAAAATCGCGGGCCGGGACGAGGAAGAGGGCTGGATTAAGAAAGAGGCTCCTAAAAACGTTGAGTTCCTGGGTTTTGTGAGCAATGAGGAGCTAAGGGAGTTATATTCTAAGGCGCTGGTTTTCTGCCTGCCATCGGTTGCCGAAACTTTCGGGCTAGTGATTCTGGATGCTATGGCTTCGGGGTGTGCGGTTGTGTCGACAGTCCCTCTTGACTATGAGGGGTTTAAGGTGGATGTGGGGGATGTGGAGCAGTTGAGGAATGCTATATCGTATCTTTTTGATAATGAAGAAGTTGCAGTTTCAATGGGGCTTAAAAATAGGAAGAAAGTGCAGAGTTATAGCTGGAAGAATTGTGTTAAGGAATTATCTGAGTTGTATATGAAAGGTTTGATTTGA
- a CDS encoding heparan-alpha-glucosaminide N-acetyltransferase domain-containing protein → MSQNIFNSNNKSSLRIPSVDILRGLALLLMIEAHIPISVEWASKWSNILAAPFFLIISGLSYDLFLLSRKRKSTEKKYLYIEVLSRGFLIYVLPLVPYIIISVLFTIPFVQLPYVQHYSIQVFHWGVFQVIGAGYVLGAIIPNNLKSKVFFVIFTFTSAFIISNFYQNVFYFLINDIYAFFPWVGYFLCGRIFYELYSRSFKDETLLGFSLLFLISSLLIMKILKMDFLLSARDQFPMFLFISSFCFIIFALMIIFIDRRHFYHSFFNLFENIGKICFTSYYIHFPILFFSIYVSKVFFGGTIFLEYFSSLTLNIIILLLLIIILSCTEENWRNYNYIFGFEWFIRVGSQILIKLVAKRFPKRFP, encoded by the coding sequence ATGTCTCAAAATATCTTTAACTCAAACAATAAATCAAGCTTACGAATTCCTTCAGTTGATATACTTAGAGGATTAGCATTACTACTAATGATTGAGGCTCATATCCCTATATCCGTAGAATGGGCATCTAAATGGTCAAATATTTTGGCTGCGCCTTTTTTTTTGATTATTTCAGGGTTGAGTTACGACTTATTTTTATTATCTAGAAAGCGGAAATCAACTGAAAAAAAATATTTGTACATTGAAGTATTATCTAGAGGTTTTCTGATATATGTGCTTCCCTTAGTTCCATACATCATAATCAGTGTCCTTTTTACAATCCCATTTGTTCAGCTTCCATATGTACAACATTATTCAATTCAAGTTTTCCATTGGGGTGTGTTCCAAGTTATTGGAGCGGGATATGTTTTAGGGGCAATTATCCCCAATAATTTGAAATCAAAAGTTTTCTTTGTAATTTTTACATTCACCTCGGCTTTCATAATTAGTAATTTTTATCAAAATGTGTTTTACTTTCTGATTAATGATATTTACGCATTTTTCCCTTGGGTAGGGTATTTTCTATGCGGGCGTATTTTTTACGAGTTGTACAGTAGATCTTTCAAAGATGAAACCTTACTTGGATTTTCACTTTTATTTTTGATTTCAAGTTTATTGATCATGAAAATCTTAAAGATGGATTTTCTATTATCTGCTCGCGATCAATTTCCGATGTTTTTATTTATATCTAGCTTTTGTTTTATTATATTCGCCCTGATGATTATTTTCATAGATCGGAGACATTTTTATCATAGCTTTTTTAATTTGTTTGAAAATATAGGAAAAATTTGTTTTACCAGTTATTACATTCATTTTCCAATTTTATTTTTTAGTATTTATGTTTCTAAAGTTTTCTTTGGTGGTACAATTTTCTTAGAATATTTTAGCTCTTTAACTCTGAACATAATCATACTTTTACTTCTCATCATAATTCTATCCTGTACAGAAGAAAACTGGAGAAACTATAATTATATTTTTGGGTTTGAATGGTTTATCAGGGTAGGATCACAAATTTTGATAAAATTGGTCGCCAAAAGATTTCCCAAAAGATTCCCCTAA
- a CDS encoding glycosyltransferase family 39 protein, whose product MKPEKILYCTALICFLVGTAGILISSHSTTSTYSQLTFIISSLLLGLSPSLFIFSPTSQNKNENLIIASLLFLVAIIKVLGLHIKYGLYLGCDSVAEFGVIKSLFLQPTFELTSNALTEFPLSYISVYMISTITNVNPIAESWNFTHLFSHALTVIFLYLLIKNIFDRDIAVISCIAYMYNPAVSIYSLSMTRENYGTLFLVTSIYIMQIQAKRNRPSGVLVYIIICTALIFSHYTTSYFNLLTLSLLFLTGFILHFSKTKNKDSKKYRNFYVLFFSAVLFLWIFDLTYHHQGDIRIADHMLRGITDLFKSKEMEISSSSETTKILSDFSFVQTLYKLQAFYIAIGSFYLLAQIRNLSGYQRIFAVVAFFDVCLIALSSVVPSLANSLSPTRIMRFGIILGCIPVGYISVRMKSKVEPDKQKMNKIIALMVIVLLFIYPISQWIATEYMAFTPEPYPSELRSEMYNIRSTHEINTLDRIDRNLPDNSTLALEMQLAGARVFSLSRSRNAHSIELNDKILFEKESDNYTSNTFIFMRKSLYEERQFVDYPENWHSATSFLKTLNDTEFINLNEKIKDNYLVYNEGAYKLLKLK is encoded by the coding sequence ATGAAACCCGAAAAAATATTATATTGCACAGCTTTAATATGTTTTCTTGTAGGGACTGCAGGTATTTTAATTTCATCTCATAGTACCACAAGTACATACTCTCAATTGACATTTATAATCTCGTCACTACTTTTGGGACTTTCGCCATCGCTATTTATTTTCAGCCCTACTTCACAAAATAAAAATGAAAATCTTATCATAGCATCATTGCTGTTTTTAGTCGCAATAATCAAAGTCCTGGGCCTTCACATTAAATATGGTTTATATCTGGGATGCGACTCTGTTGCGGAATTTGGCGTAATTAAATCTTTGTTTCTTCAACCGACTTTTGAACTTACTTCAAATGCTCTTACAGAGTTCCCACTTTCATATATATCTGTTTATATGATATCAACAATAACAAATGTAAATCCAATAGCCGAGTCTTGGAATTTTACCCACCTATTTTCCCATGCATTGACAGTCATATTTCTCTATCTGTTAATAAAGAATATATTTGACAGGGACATTGCAGTAATCTCATGCATTGCATACATGTATAATCCCGCAGTTTCGATCTACAGTCTCTCAATGACAAGAGAAAATTATGGAACATTATTTTTAGTTACATCCATTTATATCATGCAGATCCAAGCAAAAAGGAATCGTCCTTCAGGAGTGCTTGTCTACATTATAATTTGTACAGCCTTGATATTTTCACACTATACAACCTCCTATTTTAATCTGCTGACACTGTCGTTACTATTTTTAACCGGATTTATTTTACATTTTTCGAAGACGAAAAATAAGGACTCAAAAAAATACAGAAATTTTTATGTTCTGTTTTTTTCCGCGGTCCTTTTTTTGTGGATATTCGATCTAACTTATCATCACCAGGGGGATATCCGTATTGCGGATCACATGTTAAGAGGCATTACCGATTTATTTAAATCAAAGGAAATGGAAATCTCGTCGAGCAGTGAAACTACGAAAATTCTTTCCGATTTCTCTTTTGTGCAGACACTATATAAGTTGCAGGCTTTTTATATAGCTATTGGGAGTTTCTATCTGCTTGCTCAGATACGTAATTTATCGGGATACCAGCGTATTTTTGCGGTTGTGGCATTCTTTGATGTATGCCTCATAGCCCTGAGCTCCGTTGTCCCTTCTCTTGCTAATTCGCTGTCTCCTACAAGAATCATGAGGTTTGGGATTATTCTGGGATGCATTCCTGTAGGATATATTAGTGTTCGAATGAAATCAAAAGTTGAGCCAGATAAACAAAAAATGAATAAAATTATTGCTTTAATGGTAATTGTCCTTCTTTTTATATATCCGATAAGCCAGTGGATTGCAACAGAGTATATGGCGTTCACACCCGAGCCTTATCCATCCGAGCTACGAAGTGAAATGTACAATATCAGAAGTACGCACGAGATAAACACACTTGATCGAATAGATAGAAATTTACCGGATAACTCTACGTTGGCACTGGAAATGCAGTTAGCAGGAGCAAGAGTTTTTTCATTATCTAGGTCAAGAAACGCACACTCAATTGAACTTAATGACAAAATACTATTCGAAAAAGAAAGTGATAATTATACATCGAATACCTTTATTTTTATGAGGAAGTCCCTATATGAAGAGAGGCAATTTGTAGATTACCCTGAAAATTGGCATTCAGCTACTTCATTTTTGAAAACACTGAATGATACAGAATTCATAAATTTAAATGAAAAGATTAAAGATAATTATCTCGTCTACAATGAAGGTGCATATAAACTTCTAAAACTCAAATAA
- a CDS encoding glycosyltransferase family 2 protein, with protein MSIPKVTIITLNWNGKKDTIECLESLKQVTYPNYEILLVDNGSTDGSAELFREHYPGIKIVENEKNLGFTGGCNIGIKKAISDGADYILLLNNDVAVEPDFLDELISVAKKNENIGILGTKINYYDATDQIWAAGGFINYWICLVAYHGMDKRDTEKYSREKDVDFVSGCAMLIKAGLFQKIGLLDERYFAYFEDVDICLMAKKNGCGIRYVPSAKIYHKVSRTSGGALSPFSLYYNTRNKLLFLRKHFHMPQLLTAFIVIMAVFGIRTLYLLIFRRDIRACSMIFKGIEDAFIGRFGAQI; from the coding sequence ATGTCCATACCCAAAGTAACCATCATTACTCTTAACTGGAACGGCAAGAAAGATACAATAGAATGCCTTGAATCATTGAAGCAGGTAACCTACCCAAACTATGAGATATTGCTGGTAGACAATGGCTCGACTGATGGTTCAGCAGAATTATTCAGAGAACACTATCCAGGAATTAAAATTGTTGAGAATGAAAAGAACTTGGGATTTACCGGAGGGTGCAATATAGGAATAAAAAAAGCAATATCCGATGGTGCTGACTACATTCTCCTCCTGAACAACGATGTGGCAGTTGAACCTGACTTTCTTGATGAATTGATATCCGTGGCAAAGAAAAATGAAAATATTGGAATCCTTGGAACTAAGATCAATTATTATGATGCTACTGACCAAATATGGGCTGCTGGTGGCTTCATTAATTACTGGATATGTCTCGTTGCATACCATGGGATGGATAAACGGGATACAGAAAAATATAGCCGTGAGAAAGATGTCGATTTTGTATCAGGTTGTGCTATGTTAATAAAAGCCGGTTTATTTCAAAAAATCGGCTTACTGGATGAGAGATATTTTGCTTATTTTGAAGATGTCGATATATGCTTGATGGCAAAAAAGAATGGGTGTGGTATACGGTATGTACCATCTGCAAAAATATATCATAAAGTATCCAGAACAAGTGGTGGTGCGTTATCTCCCTTTTCCCTATATTACAATACGCGGAACAAGTTATTATTCTTAAGAAAGCACTTTCATATGCCACAACTGCTAACTGCATTTATTGTTATCATGGCTGTTTTTGGGATTCGTACATTGTATTTGTTGATTTTTAGAAGAGACATTAGAGCATGCAGTATGATATTTAAAGGGATTGAGGATGCTTTTATTGGACGCTTTGGGGCACAGATATAA
- a CDS encoding class I SAM-dependent methyltransferase yields the protein MKCKDENIKISLSEFQYDEKLQLFRLPEEVRNFEQEYNYSDGNVEKYILSAIKRTNDLSDGSEELMRLAKDWPSYYHLGIGRSNVLKCLDLKSQIKVLELGSGCGAITRYLGENFKSVDCVEGSLLRAEITRERCRDLNNVKVFCSDINKIKFEQNYDMVTLIGVLEYSPVYALCDNKEDPFISFLKLAKSALKPDGILIIAIENKIGIKYWSGCQEDHTEKIYDSIHGYPIENTPKTFSKAEINDLLSKVGFKDIDFYYQFPDYKFATDIFSNVGDDRKQYLHNWISIPFSAYNTQRKNTFHEGLALKTLSEAGLLREFSNSFLIIAGNKSYICNKPDWVAKKFSLNRSYQYQCVTILKQNPEKYISKKRLNGEIDKKKVGTLKVGDIHLQVTHQVYDSPWYDGDSLVFDIYKAQHIKEFKSEILKVMREYYQELINRYHHGDKDAEGYPLLDGCSIDIILKNMIRNKENKLLPIDIEWCVEGNIPADFVVYRCILDISNIASIRIKNRDKFTMELLKNLFPQYGKSRHNKNKKTEDEFQNLTSNGANRSKVTSLDILSLVHHNFAKQLIIKVWYMLPNNLQSISRNTLNRVWLKIFYSFSRD from the coding sequence ATGAAATGTAAAGATGAAAATATTAAAATTTCTTTATCTGAATTTCAATATGACGAAAAATTACAGCTTTTTAGATTGCCTGAAGAAGTCAGGAATTTTGAACAAGAATACAATTATTCGGATGGAAATGTTGAAAAATATATATTATCAGCTATAAAAAGAACCAATGACCTAAGTGACGGTTCTGAAGAACTTATGCGACTAGCAAAAGATTGGCCATCTTATTACCACTTAGGAATTGGCAGGTCAAATGTGCTAAAATGTTTAGATTTGAAATCTCAAATTAAAGTCTTAGAACTTGGCTCCGGGTGTGGAGCTATAACGAGATATTTAGGAGAAAATTTTAAATCTGTTGATTGTGTGGAGGGCAGTCTTTTACGTGCAGAAATTACTCGAGAAAGATGTAGAGATTTAAATAATGTAAAAGTCTTTTGCTCGGATATTAACAAAATAAAATTTGAACAGAATTATGACATGGTCACTCTGATAGGAGTGTTAGAATACTCTCCAGTCTATGCTTTATGTGATAATAAAGAAGATCCTTTTATTTCTTTTCTCAAATTAGCTAAATCTGCTCTTAAACCAGATGGAATCCTAATTATCGCAATTGAAAACAAAATAGGAATCAAATATTGGAGCGGTTGCCAGGAGGATCATACTGAAAAAATTTATGATAGCATTCACGGATATCCTATAGAAAACACTCCTAAAACATTTTCTAAAGCGGAAATAAACGACCTCTTGAGTAAAGTCGGATTTAAAGACATAGATTTTTACTATCAGTTCCCGGACTATAAATTTGCCACTGATATTTTCAGTAATGTTGGAGATGATAGAAAACAATATTTACATAACTGGATCAGTATCCCGTTTTCAGCATATAATACTCAAAGGAAAAATACTTTTCATGAGGGGCTTGCATTAAAAACACTTTCGGAAGCTGGTTTATTAAGGGAATTCTCAAATTCATTCTTAATTATCGCTGGAAACAAATCATACATATGTAACAAACCAGATTGGGTTGCTAAAAAGTTTAGTTTAAATCGTAGTTATCAGTACCAATGTGTAACAATATTGAAACAAAATCCTGAAAAATATATCAGCAAAAAAAGATTGAACGGGGAAATTGATAAAAAGAAAGTTGGAACTTTGAAAGTCGGCGACATACATTTACAAGTTACACATCAAGTTTACGATTCTCCATGGTATGATGGTGATTCGTTAGTTTTTGATATATATAAAGCACAACATATAAAGGAATTTAAAAGTGAGATTTTAAAAGTTATGAGAGAATATTATCAAGAATTAATCAATAGATATCACCATGGTGATAAGGATGCAGAAGGGTATCCACTCTTAGATGGTTGTTCTATTGACATAATATTAAAAAACATGATAAGAAACAAGGAAAATAAATTACTTCCAATAGATATAGAATGGTGCGTTGAAGGAAATATTCCTGCTGATTTTGTTGTTTATAGATGTATTCTTGACATATCCAACATAGCAAGTATAAGAATTAAAAATAGAGATAAATTCACAATGGAGTTACTTAAAAATTTATTCCCACAATATGGAAAGTCCAGGCACAATAAAAACAAGAAAACGGAAGATGAATTTCAAAACCTCACTTCAAATGGAGCAAATAGATCTAAGGTAACTTCTCTTGATATCCTTTCATTAGTTCATCATAATTTTGCGAAGCAACTAATTATAAAAGTTTGGTATATGTTGCCAAATAATCTTCAATCTATATCGAGAAACACGTTAAATAGGGTCTGGTTAAAAATATTCTATTCATTTTCAAGAGATTGA
- a CDS encoding flippase, whose product MDTVQRIAKNMFSLFGAQIICLGLGFFYTMYMARYLGAESFGILSFALATTAIFGVFTDIGMTTLTTKEVSKNELLSEKYLSNILLMKIILSIITFIFIIPSLNLIGCSKQTEFIVYIIFLSVIFNSFSNTFYSIFQAYEKMEYQSLGQGLNSTLMYSGILLAISQRFDVIHFSMIYLLVSIIVFMTNFGICLRKFVRLHIEIDSTFIKKTLKESLPFGISSIFIVIYYYIDSVMLSIMISNGDEVVGWYNAAYRMVLILLIIPSMYTTAMFPIMSKLHKTSENTLKFVLEKSLKYILILCIPIVTGTILLSDRIILLTFGIEYSQSIIILKILVWSFLFASIGGIFGYLLNSINKQGTLTKIVGIGAILNIVLNLIFIPEYSYVGASLATDFTRLIVIYMEFIVLSKIGYHLQNKILLNILFKSVASSLIMGILVIFMHNVNFILTIFVSMTSYIITLYVLCAFDKEDLRLFRSLYVSAN is encoded by the coding sequence TTGGATACTGTTCAAAGAATTGCAAAAAATATGTTTTCTTTATTTGGCGCACAGATAATTTGCTTAGGGCTTGGTTTTTTTTATACAATGTATATGGCTCGATATCTTGGAGCTGAAAGCTTTGGGATTTTGAGTTTTGCATTAGCTACTACAGCTATATTTGGTGTTTTTACTGACATAGGAATGACAACATTAACTACAAAAGAAGTGTCTAAAAATGAGTTATTATCTGAGAAATACCTTTCAAATATTCTTTTAATGAAAATTATACTATCAATTATTACATTCATTTTTATTATACCATCACTAAACTTAATTGGATGTTCAAAACAGACAGAGTTCATTGTGTATATTATTTTTTTGTCTGTAATTTTTAATTCGTTTTCTAACACTTTTTATTCTATTTTCCAAGCATACGAAAAAATGGAATATCAGTCATTAGGCCAAGGCTTAAACAGCACTTTAATGTATTCTGGAATACTGCTTGCTATAAGTCAAAGATTTGATGTCATACATTTTTCGATGATATATCTTTTAGTAAGTATTATTGTATTCATGACGAATTTTGGAATTTGTTTAAGAAAATTTGTTAGACTTCACATAGAAATTGATTCCACTTTTATTAAAAAAACCTTGAAAGAATCACTTCCATTTGGCATTTCAAGTATATTTATTGTAATATACTACTACATAGATTCCGTAATGCTCTCGATAATGATTTCAAACGGTGATGAGGTAGTGGGCTGGTATAATGCAGCTTATAGGATGGTACTTATTTTATTAATCATTCCGAGTATGTACACAACAGCAATGTTTCCGATAATGTCAAAATTACACAAAACATCGGAAAATACCTTGAAATTTGTTTTAGAAAAATCCTTAAAATATATATTGATTTTATGTATACCAATTGTAACAGGGACGATCTTATTATCGGATAGAATTATTTTGTTAACTTTCGGTATTGAGTATTCTCAATCTATAATTATCCTTAAAATTTTAGTTTGGTCATTTCTTTTTGCGTCCATTGGTGGGATTTTTGGATACTTATTGAATTCTATCAATAAACAGGGAACACTTACAAAAATAGTAGGAATAGGAGCCATTTTAAACATTGTACTAAATCTAATATTTATCCCTGAATACAGTTATGTAGGCGCAAGCCTCGCTACTGACTTCACTAGATTGATTGTCATATATATGGAATTCATTGTTCTTTCAAAAATTGGATATCATCTACAAAATAAAATTTTACTTAATATTTTGTTTAAATCAGTGGCTTCAAGTTTAATTATGGGCATACTTGTCATTTTCATGCATAATGTAAACTTCATATTAACAATTTTTGTGTCTATGACATCATACATAATTACATTATATGTATTATGTGCATTTGATAAAGAAGATTTGAGATTATTTAGAAGTTTATATGTTAGTGCTAATTAA
- a CDS encoding sugar phosphate nucleotidyltransferase → MKGVILAGGTGSRLYPLTKVTNKHLLPVYNKPMIYYPMETLINGGIKDIMIVSGKGHAGHFLELLGSGVDYGVHFTYEIQEKAGGIAQALSLAEDFVDGDNVTVILGDNIFQDNIKEDVANFNDGAKIFLKEVPDAHRFGVAELKGEKVISIEEKPKVPKTNFAVTGLYIYDSNVFGTVKTLKPSGRGELEITDVNNYYISKGMMEYGMLEGFWSDAGTFESLLKASMIVRNSRKNDNY, encoded by the coding sequence ATGAAAGGAGTTATACTTGCAGGCGGTACAGGCAGCAGACTGTATCCTCTAACCAAAGTTACTAACAAACATCTCTTACCAGTATACAATAAACCAATGATTTACTACCCAATGGAGACTCTAATTAACGGCGGGATAAAAGACATCATGATCGTATCTGGCAAAGGACATGCAGGACATTTTCTTGAACTCTTAGGTTCCGGGGTAGATTACGGAGTTCATTTCACTTATGAAATTCAAGAAAAAGCCGGAGGTATTGCCCAGGCGCTTAGTTTAGCCGAAGATTTTGTTGATGGAGACAATGTAACTGTTATTCTTGGAGATAACATATTTCAGGACAACATAAAAGAGGATGTTGCAAACTTCAACGATGGTGCGAAAATCTTCTTAAAAGAAGTGCCTGATGCTCACAGGTTTGGAGTGGCGGAACTTAAGGGTGAGAAGGTAATAAGCATCGAAGAAAAACCAAAAGTGCCAAAAACCAATTTTGCAGTCACGGGCCTTTACATTTATGATTCCAATGTTTTTGGTACAGTTAAAACGCTCAAGCCTTCAGGAAGAGGAGAACTTGAGATTACAGATGTAAATAACTATTACATAAGCAAAGGGATGATGGAGTACGGAATGCTGGAGGGATTTTGGAGTGATGCGGGTACATTTGAAAGTTTATTGAAGGCGAGTATGATAGTGAGAAACAGTAGGAAAAATGACAACTATTGA
- the rfbD gene encoding dTDP-4-dehydrorhamnose reductase → MVVGAIKTLIIGASGMLGSDLCKVFPDAIKLAHKNLDITDREQVIESVLKTKPDIVINAAAYTNVDGCEDNQELAFQVNGSGPGYIAEACSIVGAKLVHFSTDYVFDGSKKEHMESDVPSPINVYGDSKLLGEKKIIENINDYRIVRISWLFGIHGENFVETMLRSSGEMDTVKVVNDQFGKPTYTMDLACKIREIIDLNPRIYHITNDGICSWYEFAFSIIDNVTPCTSEEFPRKAKRPKYSVLVNTKTEPMRHWREALKAYLQERNI, encoded by the coding sequence ATGGTGGTGGGAGCCATTAAAACACTGATCATCGGTGCCAGCGGAATGCTTGGATCAGATCTTTGCAAAGTTTTTCCTGACGCTATCAAATTAGCACATAAAAACCTCGACATCACAGACAGAGAGCAGGTTATTGAATCGGTTTTAAAAACAAAACCTGACATTGTCATAAACGCAGCTGCCTACACAAATGTGGACGGTTGTGAAGATAATCAGGAACTTGCTTTTCAGGTCAACGGATCTGGACCTGGATACATTGCAGAAGCCTGTTCTATTGTTGGAGCTAAACTTGTCCATTTCAGCACTGACTACGTTTTTGACGGTTCTAAAAAAGAACATATGGAATCTGATGTCCCAAGTCCGATTAATGTATACGGAGACTCAAAACTTCTCGGTGAAAAGAAAATTATTGAGAACATCAATGATTACAGGATTGTAAGAATTTCCTGGCTTTTTGGAATTCATGGGGAAAATTTCGTTGAAACTATGCTGAGATCATCCGGAGAAATGGATACTGTAAAAGTGGTCAATGACCAGTTCGGCAAACCAACCTATACAATGGACCTTGCCTGCAAAATAAGAGAAATAATTGACCTTAACCCAAGAATTTATCATATTACAAACGATGGAATCTGTTCATGGTATGAGTTTGCTTTTTCTATTATCGATAATGTGACTCCCTGTACCAGTGAAGAATTCCCGAGAAAAGCAAAAAGACCAAAATATTCTGTCCTTGTGAATACTAAAACTGAACCTATGAGACACTGGAGAGAAGCACTTAAAGCCTATTTGCAGGAGAGAAATATATGA
- the rfbB gene encoding dTDP-glucose 4,6-dehydratase has product MKLLVTGGCGFIGSSFIRYMLEKYPDYHIVNLDKLTYAGNPANLKDLEDNQNYAFVKGDICDPVIVNEVMKKVDQVVHFAAESHVDRSIEDGSVFVRTNVLGTNILLQSALANNIKKFIHISTDEVYGSTAEGSFTEKDNLNPSSPYSSSKAGSDLLAMSYHTTYGLPVCITRCTNNFGPYQYPEKLIPFFISRLMEGKKVPVYGAGLNIRDWIYVEDHCSAVDFVLHNGSSGEIYNIDGGNELTNLEITYRLLKMLGKNEASIEYVEDRKGHDFRYSLDGSKLEKMGWTPKYDFDTALEQTVRWYVENRWWWEPLKH; this is encoded by the coding sequence TTGAAACTATTGGTTACAGGCGGCTGTGGATTCATAGGCAGCAGTTTCATCCGCTATATGCTGGAAAAATATCCAGATTATCATATTGTAAACCTTGACAAACTGACCTACGCCGGAAACCCTGCTAACCTCAAAGACCTAGAAGATAACCAGAATTATGCTTTTGTTAAGGGCGATATCTGTGACCCTGTTATCGTGAATGAAGTAATGAAAAAAGTAGATCAGGTTGTCCATTTTGCAGCCGAAAGTCACGTTGACCGTTCAATTGAAGATGGCTCAGTTTTCGTAAGGACAAATGTGCTAGGTACAAACATTCTTCTCCAGAGTGCCCTTGCAAATAACATCAAAAAGTTTATCCATATTTCAACTGATGAGGTATACGGCAGTACTGCGGAAGGTTCTTTTACAGAAAAAGATAACCTGAACCCTTCAAGTCCTTACTCTTCAAGCAAGGCCGGTTCGGATCTTCTTGCAATGTCCTACCATACAACCTATGGACTGCCTGTTTGCATAACCAGATGTACAAACAACTTCGGTCCTTACCAGTATCCTGAAAAGTTGATTCCTTTTTTCATCAGCAGATTAATGGAAGGAAAGAAAGTTCCAGTGTACGGTGCAGGCCTGAATATCCGGGACTGGATATATGTTGAAGACCACTGCTCTGCAGTAGACTTTGTTCTCCACAACGGAAGCAGCGGTGAAATCTACAATATAGACGGTGGAAACGAGCTTACAAACCTTGAAATCACATACCGCCTTCTAAAAATGCTTGGTAAAAACGAAGCTTCAATTGAATATGTTGAAGACAGAAAAGGTCACGACTTCCGGTACTCCCTTGACGGCAGCAAACTGGAAAAAATGGGCTGGACACCAAAATATGATTTTGATACTGCCCTTGAGCAAACAGTCAGGTGGTATGTTGAAAACAGATGGTGGTGGGAGCCATTAAAACACTGA